One Cupriavidus taiwanensis LMG 19424 DNA segment encodes these proteins:
- a CDS encoding VOC family protein: MQVQPYLFFEGRCDEAVEFYKQTLGAKVNARMTFADNPDAGKGGEGCQPGAGAQDKVMHLEFQVGDSIILASDGQCSNQPAFQGFGLAITFPDKAGVEKAFNGLKEGGQVLMPLDKTFFAEQFGMVADRFGIMWMLLTAPK, translated from the coding sequence ATGCAAGTCCAGCCCTATCTGTTTTTCGAAGGCCGTTGCGATGAAGCGGTCGAGTTCTACAAGCAGACCCTTGGCGCCAAGGTCAACGCCCGCATGACCTTCGCCGACAACCCCGACGCCGGCAAGGGCGGCGAAGGCTGCCAGCCCGGCGCGGGCGCGCAGGACAAGGTCATGCACCTGGAATTCCAGGTCGGCGACAGCATCATCCTGGCCTCCGACGGACAGTGCTCGAACCAGCCCGCGTTCCAGGGTTTCGGCCTGGCGATCACATTCCCCGACAAGGCCGGGGTCGAAAAGGCGTTCAACGGTCTGAAGGAAGGCGGCCAGGTGCTGATGCCGCTGGACAAGACCTTCTTTGCCGAGCAGTTCGGCATGGTGGCCGACCGTTTCGGCATCATGTGGATGCTGCTGACGGCGCCCAAGTAA
- a CDS encoding SlyX family protein: MDDRLNELEIKLAFQEDLLDTLNSTVARQQQQIDLLQEQFRALYQQVRSAATTAAEADPAQEIPPHY, from the coding sequence ATGGATGATCGCCTCAACGAACTCGAAATCAAGCTCGCCTTCCAGGAAGACTTGCTGGATACCCTGAACAGCACCGTGGCGCGCCAGCAGCAGCAGATCGACCTGCTGCAGGAACAGTTCCGCGCGCTGTACCAGCAAGTGCGCAGCGCTGCCACCACCGCGGCCGAAGCCGACCCGGCGCAGGAAATTCCGCCGCACTACTGA
- a CDS encoding DUF1439 domain-containing protein: MRLKRSLLLAAACIAAPAFAGYNVWTGEYSLTRQELQTELDKRFPATLRYAEVVSVQLSHPRLVLDEASNRLTTHVDARLTNALLPSPPVNGKLALNSGIRYDPARRAVLLDNPTVQQVDVTGMALYREQLNAIGAVVAQQLLKDYPIYTFKPEELRVGGREVEPGAITVGKDEVRVEVKQR, from the coding sequence ATGCGCCTGAAACGCTCCCTGCTCCTTGCCGCCGCCTGCATCGCCGCCCCGGCCTTTGCCGGCTACAACGTCTGGACCGGCGAATACTCCCTGACCCGGCAGGAACTGCAGACCGAACTGGACAAGCGCTTCCCCGCCACGCTGCGCTACGCCGAAGTCGTCAGCGTCCAGCTCAGCCACCCGCGGCTGGTGCTGGATGAAGCCAGCAACCGCCTCACCACCCATGTCGACGCCCGCCTGACCAACGCCCTGCTGCCTTCGCCCCCGGTCAACGGCAAGCTGGCATTGAACAGCGGCATACGCTATGACCCGGCCAGGCGCGCGGTGCTGCTCGACAACCCCACCGTGCAGCAGGTCGACGTCACCGGCATGGCGCTCTATCGCGAACAGCTCAACGCCATCGGCGCCGTGGTCGCGCAGCAGTTGCTGAAGGATTATCCGATCTACACCTTCAAGCCGGAGGAGTTGCGCGTCGGCGGCAGGGAAGTGGAACCGGGGGCGATTACGGTGGGCAAGGATGAGGTGCGGGTGGAGGTGAAGCAGCGGTAG
- a CDS encoding MFS transporter: MVWLDATVVFSLLAFHWGADATAAGVAASLFVMPVLVGGPFFGWLADRGNPVAMLFASYSARGMTSLLLLVASDLNVFVLLLMLKALANASALPPEQVMARSMLSHAQLAANAGLVTAADQITKVCAPLIAAGATALHGPMSGLWLSAGLSLLAMVCLVPLRDRARPVAAQGTPAPGALRLGPLMALLRNSHDVRVSFSCVFLLTAVFGFYDPLLALFIRSQGLPVSVFGMLVSGTAAGAVCGALAFPRLYRRYGIRLAPPGLAVVGLTVLIPGVLAGTGSGMTTMLWLGLWMVNGCAYCLACLSQAVAIQQQCPRHCLGSVSATARSVQLVALVLAPLLGGVLGRKIGIPLVFALSGCLAIAGGWFWARRAQRGHAGRQAEQPADAEQAGP; this comes from the coding sequence ATGGTGTGGCTCGACGCCACCGTCGTCTTTTCGCTGCTCGCCTTCCACTGGGGCGCGGATGCGACCGCGGCCGGCGTCGCTGCCTCGCTGTTCGTCATGCCGGTGCTGGTCGGAGGGCCCTTCTTCGGCTGGCTGGCCGACCGGGGCAACCCTGTTGCCATGCTGTTTGCCAGTTACAGCGCGCGCGGCATGACATCGTTGCTGCTGCTCGTGGCGTCAGACCTGAACGTGTTCGTGCTCCTGCTCATGCTCAAGGCGCTGGCCAATGCCAGTGCCTTGCCGCCGGAACAGGTCATGGCCCGGTCAATGCTCAGCCATGCACAGCTTGCCGCCAATGCTGGCCTGGTGACGGCGGCCGACCAGATCACCAAGGTGTGCGCGCCGCTGATCGCGGCGGGCGCGACCGCGCTGCACGGGCCAATGTCCGGACTCTGGCTTTCGGCCGGCCTGTCATTGCTTGCCATGGTGTGCCTTGTGCCCCTGCGCGACCGGGCGCGCCCGGTCGCAGCGCAAGGCACGCCGGCACCGGGCGCGTTGCGGCTCGGGCCACTGATGGCGCTGCTGCGCAACAGTCATGACGTGCGGGTGTCGTTCAGCTGCGTGTTCCTGCTGACGGCGGTCTTCGGATTCTATGATCCGCTGCTGGCGCTGTTCATCAGGTCACAGGGGTTACCGGTATCGGTGTTTGGCATGCTGGTGAGCGGCACTGCCGCGGGCGCCGTGTGTGGCGCGCTGGCGTTCCCGCGCCTGTACCGGCGGTATGGCATCCGCCTGGCGCCGCCCGGGCTCGCCGTGGTCGGACTGACCGTGCTGATCCCCGGCGTGCTGGCCGGCACCGGCAGCGGCATGACCACGATGCTGTGGCTGGGGCTCTGGATGGTGAATGGCTGCGCCTATTGCCTGGCGTGCCTGAGCCAGGCCGTGGCGATCCAGCAGCAATGCCCGCGCCATTGTCTGGGCAGCGTCAGCGCCACGGCCAGGAGCGTGCAACTGGTGGCGCTGGTGCTCGCGCCGCTGCTGGGCGGCGTGCTGGGGCGCAAGATCGGGATTCCGCTGGTGTTCGCTCTGAGCGGCTGCCTTGCCATTGCCGGCGGCTGGTTCTGGGCCCGGCGAGCGCAACGCGGGCACGCCGGCCGGCAGGCCGAACAGCCAGCGGACGCAGAGCAGGCCGGTCCGTAG
- a CDS encoding DMT family transporter produces MTNNEDCAARFDAPRNTLATRTTSTALWATPLFVLLWSSGAIAARLALDHATPFALLTLRFALVCAVLGALGLARKRLLPPRGERLHTACAGLLLIGGYAVFYFLALDHGMTPGVLATVLGAQPMLTLLLTERRASAARLGGLALAFAGLAMVVADSLLLARLSPAGVLCALASLASMTLGAILQKRSTRAPAEVLPLQYGASLAACLLCLPFQPFAFEASLAFAAPLLWLALGISIGATLLFYRLIHAGNLVNVTSLFYLVPAGTAALDYLLLGNRMTALALAGMGAVLGGLGLVFRGGRNPMPG; encoded by the coding sequence ATGACCAACAACGAAGACTGCGCGGCGCGCTTCGACGCCCCGCGCAACACGCTCGCCACGCGCACCACATCCACTGCCCTCTGGGCCACGCCGCTGTTCGTGCTGCTGTGGAGCAGCGGCGCCATCGCCGCCCGGCTGGCGCTCGACCACGCCACCCCGTTCGCCCTGCTGACGCTGCGCTTTGCGCTGGTCTGCGCCGTGCTGGGCGCGCTTGGCCTGGCGCGCAAGCGCCTGCTGCCGCCGCGCGGCGAGCGGCTGCACACGGCGTGCGCGGGGCTGCTGCTGATCGGCGGCTACGCCGTCTTTTACTTTCTGGCCCTGGACCATGGCATGACGCCCGGCGTGCTGGCCACGGTGCTCGGCGCGCAGCCGATGCTGACACTGCTGCTCACCGAGCGCCGCGCCAGCGCCGCGCGCCTGGGCGGCCTGGCGCTGGCCTTCGCGGGGCTCGCCATGGTCGTGGCCGACAGCCTGTTGCTGGCCAGGCTGTCGCCGGCGGGCGTGCTGTGCGCGCTGGCCTCGCTGGCCAGCATGACGCTCGGCGCCATCCTGCAGAAGCGCAGCACGCGCGCCCCGGCCGAAGTACTGCCGCTGCAGTACGGCGCCAGCCTGGCGGCGTGCCTGCTATGCCTGCCGTTCCAGCCCTTCGCCTTTGAAGCGTCGCTGGCATTTGCCGCGCCGCTGCTGTGGCTGGCGCTGGGGATTTCCATCGGCGCGACGCTGCTGTTCTACCGGTTGATCCACGCCGGCAACCTGGTCAACGTGACCAGCCTGTTCTACCTGGTGCCGGCGGGCACCGCGGCGCTCGATTACCTGCTGCTGGGCAACCGCATGACGGCGCTCGCGCTGGCGGGGATGGGGGCGGTGCTTGGGGGGTTGGGGCTGGTGTTCAGGGGAGGGCGAAATCCGATGCCCGGATGA